A window from Theobroma cacao cultivar B97-61/B2 chromosome 3, Criollo_cocoa_genome_V2, whole genome shotgun sequence encodes these proteins:
- the LOC18606218 gene encoding uncharacterized protein LOC18606218: protein MATAPVKSQPLHNFNFPFLKWGTHGGGGSSTSSADHRRSPESDSDHDRLRPTRVGSRSTRIQRLSFLPPPKPIKQSHGEDEEQQQEEQPLKPHKNEAEEEEEEETVQRPWNLRPRKVVVETTAVVTTAMEKVSETAAPKSMRLRGLAENGGIVEKKEKRKFWMALSREEIEEDIFVMTGSRPARRPKKRPKNIQKQLDAVFPGLWLVGTTADAYRVADAPVKK, encoded by the exons atggCAACTGCACCAGTAAAGTCTCAGCCTTTACACAATTTCAACTTTCCGTTTCTTAAATGGGGGACCCACGGAGGTGGTGGTTCTTCAACCTCCAGTGCCGACCACCGACGTTCTCCTGAATCCGACTCGGACCACGACCGTCTCCGTCCGACGCGTGTCGGGTCACGCTCCACCCGCATTCAACGCTTATCTTTCCTTCCCCCACCAAAACCCATCAAACAAAGCCACGGTGAAGACGAAGAACAACAACAAGAAGAGCAGCCGTTAAAGCCGCACAAAAATGAAgctgaagaagaagaggaggaGGAGACGGTGCAGAGACCGTGGAATTTGAGGCCAAGGAAGGTCGTGGTTGAAACGACGGCGGTGGTGACAACGGCGATGGAGAAGGTGAGTGAAACGGCAGCGCCGAAGTCGATGAGATTAAGGGGTTTGGCTGAAAATGGAGGGATtgtagaaaagaaagaaaagaggaagTTTTGGATGGCTTTATCAAGGGAAGAGATTGAAGAAGATATCTTTGTGATGACAGGTTCGAGGCCCGCTAGAAGGCCCAAGAAAAGGCCCAAGAATATTCAGAAACAACTTGAT GCTGTTTTTCCTGGGTTATGGTTGGTTGGTACAACGGCTGATGCTTATCGTGTTGCCGACGCTCCTGTTAAG AAATAG
- the LOC18606219 gene encoding E3 ubiquitin-protein ligase HOS1 codes for MEKTEINGPIFPSSSTSNVRAVRSPAPPLQPNFSSRAVQEALERLASIDLTELFNEAKVEYCRATRDLRSCGRYVQYVLYSCGHASLCAECSQRCDLCPICRIPLMKSGNTRIRLRLYDECIDAGLILRRGDERFQDKEDRDNQLTADVQRLYSFLDVALENNLVSLVCHYVTDICMDETAVSSDAVTALLLDEKVVKDWVKRTFKNIAIELQGIYYLEVEEMKSRLGSLLKFSVHLAGLSCVLEVLESSFKGRLLAQLHDLHHLQESILKTKQHLEIAIWCIRHQFLEHVRSRHTNFTSWRNLVRERKSAAIKRAWPDVVDHSADPTGQAGSLFIEDALANLEIEQAYDQEIGEESDFPFLQKNGALPFFRSKIEGMTGCYPFENLRAAVDILFLRGSSDLVVAKQAILLYYLFDRHWSMPEEEWRHIVDDFAASFGISRHSLLESFTFCLLDDHSDEALLECHQLLPEICGPATHPKIARVLLERQNPEAAQMVLRWSGRDGGSQLVLLSEAVTIVRVKVECGLLTEAFTYQRMLSTKVREKKFNYGPSGEAFDDLKGQCRSWMDWIEVLVTEFCCLCIRTNLVDRMIELPWNSDEEKYIHKCLLDCAADDPSTTMGSLLVVFYLQRYRYVEAYQVNLKLWSLEQDFIANDSVNEEVLSRMESQRQKRKELVDKGIELLPEVLQQQVKTGTLSDIVVASGQEDEMPARSSLPELQEPKSACLLVPSTSDSIFLRTDHMATPLRPPVFEIPKIFGGYVNNSHIQAGNQGSSSILQGRLFADAERVSNVEVAKNIKFDDISSSGLCRASLTYATPLKGISQSPSRELPNRHLQEKQSDKIISEGEQNGFVNQIRNTSPPYSRRVTANPVSTPSNSYGLFKGSANNLRSNISSKRGQSDRDDGHWKVPPTEDLMDVSWSHGERSSEDRNANVGLRWRSDETSDEEEQSPERTVEVGATPMRGYRTRRFARR; via the exons ATGGAGAAAACCGAAATCAACGGTCCGATTTTCCCTTCAAGCTCCACAAGTAACGTTCGCGCGGTTAGATCGCCAGCTCCTCCTCTTCAACCTAACTTCAGTAGCCGAGCTGTTCAG GAAGCTTTGGAACGCTTGGCTTCCATCGACCTTACTGAGTTATTCAATGAAGCAAAAGTTGAGTACTGCCGAGCAACTAGAGATTTAAGAAGCTGTGGACGTTATGTACAGTATGTGTTGTACTCGTGTGGACATGCCTCATTATGTGCGGAGTGTAGTCAACGGTGTGATCTTTGTCCAATTTGTAGAATCCCATTGATGAAAAGTGGTAATACTAGAATTCGCCTTCGCCTTTATGATGAGTGTATAGATGCTGGCCTCATTTTGAGAAGAGGTGATGAGAGGTTTCAAGATAAAGAAGATAGGGATAATCAGCTGACTGCTGATGTTCAAcgtctttattcttttcttgatGTAGCCTTGGAGAATAACTTGGTTTCTTTGGTTTGTCATT atgtCACAGATATATGTATGGATGAAACTGCTGTTTCCAGTGATGCTGTCACTGCTTTGTTGCTGGATGAGAAGGTTGTGAAGGATTGGGTGAAGCGGACATTTAAAAACATTGCAATAGAACTTCAAGGGATAT ATTATCTTGAGGTAGAAGAGATGAAAAGTAGGTTAGGTTCCCTTCTAAAGTTTTCAGTACATCTAGCCGGCTTATCCTGTGTACTTGAAGTTTTGGAGTCATCTTTCAAGGGCCGTCTTTTGGCACAGCTCCATGACTTGCACCACCTTCAAGAGAGTATATTGAAGACGAAGCAG CATCTTGAGATAGCAATATGGTGTATAAGGCATCAATTCTTGGAACATGTGAGGTCTCGTCATACTAACTTCACATCCTGGCGTAATCTTGTCCGTGAAAGGAAATCAGCTGCAATTAAGCGTGCATGGCCTGATGTGGTAGATCACTCAGCTGACCCCACCGGACAGGCTGGTTCTCTTTTCATTGAAGATGCACTAGCAAATCTTGAAATAGAGCAGGCATATGACCAGGAGATAGGAGAAGAGTCAGATTTTCCATTTTTGCAGAAGAACGGAGCCTTGCCCTTTTTTAGGTCTAAAATAGAGGGAATGACAGGATGTTATCCTTTCGAAAACCTCCGAGCTGCTGTGGACATACTCTTTCTACGCGGTAGTTCTGATTTGGTGGTTGCAAAGCAAGCAATT TTACTATATTACCTGTTTGATCGGCATTGGAGTATGCCTGAAGAAGAATGGAGACATATCGTGGATGACTTTGCAGCCTCCTTTGGTATAAGCAGGCATTCATTGCTTGAATCATTCACTTTCTGTCTTCTGGATGATCACTCAGATGAGGCTTTGCTG GAATGTCATCAACTTCTTCCAGAGATCTGTGGCCCAGCAACTCATCCTAAGATTGCACGAGTTCTGTTAGAAAGGCAGAATCCTGAGGCAGCTCAAATGGTTTTACGTTGGTCTGGTCGTGATGGTGGATCACAGTTGGTTTTGCTTAGTGAGGCTGTCACTATTGTTCGGGTGAAAGTGGAGTGTGGGCTTTTGACTGAAGCATTTACATATCAGCGAATGCTTAGTACAAAAGTCCGGGAAAAGAAGTTCAACTATGGACCAAGTGGGGAGGCATTTGATGATCTGAAAGGTCAATGCAGGTCCTGGATGGACTGGATAGAAGTATTGGTCACTGagttttgttgtttatgtaTTCGGACGAACTTGGTAGATCGAATGATAGAGTTGCCGTGGAATTCTGATGAGGAGAAATATATCCACAAATGCCTGTTAGATTGTGCTGCCGATGACCCTTCAACTACAATGGGAAGTCTCCTTGTTGTGTTCTATCTTCAG CGCTATCGATATGTTGAGGCATATCAAGTTAATCTTAAACTTTGGAGCTTGGAGCAAGACTTCATTGCAAATGATTCTGTCAATGAAGAAGTTCTATCCAGAATGGAATCACAACgtcagaaaagaaaagaattggTT GATAAAGGTATAGAATTGCTGCCAGAAGTCCTGCAGCAACAAGTAAAGACTGGTACATTGTCTGATATAGTGGTTGCTTCTGGTCAAGAGGATGAAATGCCAGCAAGATCTAGTCTTCCCGAGTTGCAAGAACCAAAGTCAGCCTGTTTGTTGGTTCCCTCCACTTCTGATTCCATTTTTCTACGAACAGACCATATGGCTACTCCTTTGAGACCACCAGTTTTTGAAATTCCTAAAATATTTGGTGGATATGTCAACAATTCTCACATTCAAGCTGGTAACCAGGGATCTTCTTCAATTCTCCAGGGGAGGTTATTTGCAGATGCAGAAAGAGTATCAAATGTTGAAGTAGCCAAAAACATCAAATTTGATGACATCTCAAGTTCTGGACTTTGTCGTGCAAGTCTCACATATGCTACACCATTAAAAGGAATCAGTCAGAGTCCATCGAGGGAGCTTCCAAACAGACACCTTCAAGAAAAACAATctgataaaatcatttcagaGGGTGAGCAAAATGGTTTTGTTAACCAAATCCGCAATACAAGTCCTCCATATTCCCGAAGGGTGACAGCTAATCCTGTATCAACACCTAGCAATAGCTATGGTTTGTTTAAAGGTTCTGCAAATAACCTGCGTTCAAATATTTCTAGTAAGAGGGGCCAATCAGATAGAGATGATGGACATTGGAAAGTGCCTCCTACAGAGGACTTAATGGATGTCTCTTGGAG CCATGGAGAGAGGTCTTCTGAGGACAGAAATGCAAATGTGGGGCTGAGATGGAGATCTGATGAAACTAGTGATGAGGAAGAGCAGAGTCCAGAGAGAACTGTAGAAGTCGGTGCAACCCCCATGAGGGGATATAGAACAAGGAGATTTGCCCGAAGATGA
- the LOC18606220 gene encoding probable iron/ascorbate oxidoreductase DDB_G0283291 isoform X3, whose product MSEALQLPIVDLSAPDCISTANAIRQACMDHGFFYLVNHGVEEELLKEVFEQSSKFFSLPVEEKMKLAKKNHRGYTAPYAEKLDTSLNTKGDSKESFYIGPLADNLNQWPLEEDLPSWRSTMETYHKKVLCAGTRLISLIALALKLDEDFFEKVGALNEPLAFSRMLHYPGDLDSYSEEIYGASAHSDYGMITLLVTDGVPGLQVCREKSKKPQVWEDVPSMNGAFIVNIGDMMERWTNCLFR is encoded by the exons atgtctgAAGCTCTTCAACTCCCCATTGTTGACTTGTCCGCACCAGATTGCATCTCAACTGCCAACGCTATCCGTcag GCTTGCATGGACCATGGTTTCTTCTACCTTGTGAATCATGGGGTGGAGGAAGAATTGCTTAAGGAAGTTTTTGAGCAGAGTAGCAAGTTTTTTTCACTCCCAGTTGAAGAGAAGATGAAATTGGCTAAAAAGAATCACAGAGGTTACACAGCGCCCTATGCTGAAAAACTCGATACTTCTTTAAATACCAAag GTGACAGCAAAGAAAGTTTCTATATTGGTCCCTTAGCTGATAACCTCAACCAGTGGCCTTTAGAAG AAGATCTGCCATCTTGGAGAAGCACAATGGAGACTTACCATAAGAAAGTGCT GTGTGCTGGGACTAgattaatttctttaattgCGCTGGCTTTGAAATTGGATGAGGATTTCTTTGAAAAGGTGGGAGCACTGAATGAACCATTGGCATTTTCTCGCATGTTACACTATCCAG GGGACTTGGACTCCTATAGTGAAGAAATATATGGTGCTTCTGCTCATTCAGATTATGGAATGATCACTCTTCTGGTGACTGATGGTGTTCCAGGGCTTCAG GTTTGCAGGGAGAAATCCAAGAAACCACAAGTTTGGGAGGACGTGCCAAGCATGAATGG GGCATTCATTGTTAACATTGGGGACATGATGGAGAGGTGGACCAATTGTTTGTTCCGGTAA
- the LOC18606220 gene encoding 1-aminocyclopropane-1-carboxylate oxidase isoform X1 — translation MSEALQLPIVDLSAPDCISTANAIRQACMDHGFFYLVNHGVEEELLKEVFEQSSKFFSLPVEEKMKLAKKNHRGYTAPYAEKLDTSLNTKGDSKESFYIGPLADNLNQWPLEEDLPSWRSTMETYHKKVLCAGTRLISLIALALKLDEDFFEKVGALNEPLAFSRMLHYPGDLDSYSEEIYGASAHSDYGMITLLVTDGVPGLQVCREKSKKPQVWEDVPSMNGAFIVNIGDMMERWTNCLFRSTLHRVLPPGQERYSVAFFINPNKDCIVECLESCCSESCPPRFLPIRCLDYLEERLRLTYGS, via the exons atgtctgAAGCTCTTCAACTCCCCATTGTTGACTTGTCCGCACCAGATTGCATCTCAACTGCCAACGCTATCCGTcag GCTTGCATGGACCATGGTTTCTTCTACCTTGTGAATCATGGGGTGGAGGAAGAATTGCTTAAGGAAGTTTTTGAGCAGAGTAGCAAGTTTTTTTCACTCCCAGTTGAAGAGAAGATGAAATTGGCTAAAAAGAATCACAGAGGTTACACAGCGCCCTATGCTGAAAAACTCGATACTTCTTTAAATACCAAag GTGACAGCAAAGAAAGTTTCTATATTGGTCCCTTAGCTGATAACCTCAACCAGTGGCCTTTAGAAG AAGATCTGCCATCTTGGAGAAGCACAATGGAGACTTACCATAAGAAAGTGCT GTGTGCTGGGACTAgattaatttctttaattgCGCTGGCTTTGAAATTGGATGAGGATTTCTTTGAAAAGGTGGGAGCACTGAATGAACCATTGGCATTTTCTCGCATGTTACACTATCCAG GGGACTTGGACTCCTATAGTGAAGAAATATATGGTGCTTCTGCTCATTCAGATTATGGAATGATCACTCTTCTGGTGACTGATGGTGTTCCAGGGCTTCAG GTTTGCAGGGAGAAATCCAAGAAACCACAAGTTTGGGAGGACGTGCCAAGCATGAATGG GGCATTCATTGTTAACATTGGGGACATGATGGAGAGGTGGACCAATTGTTTGTTCCG GTCAACACTGCACAGAGTGCTGCCACCTGGACAAGAACGCTACTCT GTGGCATTCTTCATAAATCCCAACAAAGACTGTATCGTTGAATGCTTGGAAAGCTGTTGTAGCGAGTCTTGTCCCCCAAG ATTTCTACCCATCCGTTGCTTAGACTACCTGGAAGAGCGCCTTAGACTTACATATGGCTCCTAG
- the LOC18606220 gene encoding probable iron/ascorbate oxidoreductase DDB_G0283291 isoform X2 has product MKACMDHGFFYLVNHGVEEELLKEVFEQSSKFFSLPVEEKMKLAKKNHRGYTAPYAEKLDTSLNTKGDSKESFYIGPLADNLNQWPLEEDLPSWRSTMETYHKKVLCAGTRLISLIALALKLDEDFFEKVGALNEPLAFSRMLHYPGDLDSYSEEIYGASAHSDYGMITLLVTDGVPGLQVCREKSKKPQVWEDVPSMNGAFIVNIGDMMERWTNCLFRSTLHRVLPPGQERYSVAFFINPNKDCIVECLESCCSESCPPRFLPIRCLDYLEERLRLTYGS; this is encoded by the exons ATGAAG GCTTGCATGGACCATGGTTTCTTCTACCTTGTGAATCATGGGGTGGAGGAAGAATTGCTTAAGGAAGTTTTTGAGCAGAGTAGCAAGTTTTTTTCACTCCCAGTTGAAGAGAAGATGAAATTGGCTAAAAAGAATCACAGAGGTTACACAGCGCCCTATGCTGAAAAACTCGATACTTCTTTAAATACCAAag GTGACAGCAAAGAAAGTTTCTATATTGGTCCCTTAGCTGATAACCTCAACCAGTGGCCTTTAGAAG AAGATCTGCCATCTTGGAGAAGCACAATGGAGACTTACCATAAGAAAGTGCT GTGTGCTGGGACTAgattaatttctttaattgCGCTGGCTTTGAAATTGGATGAGGATTTCTTTGAAAAGGTGGGAGCACTGAATGAACCATTGGCATTTTCTCGCATGTTACACTATCCAG GGGACTTGGACTCCTATAGTGAAGAAATATATGGTGCTTCTGCTCATTCAGATTATGGAATGATCACTCTTCTGGTGACTGATGGTGTTCCAGGGCTTCAG GTTTGCAGGGAGAAATCCAAGAAACCACAAGTTTGGGAGGACGTGCCAAGCATGAATGG GGCATTCATTGTTAACATTGGGGACATGATGGAGAGGTGGACCAATTGTTTGTTCCG GTCAACACTGCACAGAGTGCTGCCACCTGGACAAGAACGCTACTCT GTGGCATTCTTCATAAATCCCAACAAAGACTGTATCGTTGAATGCTTGGAAAGCTGTTGTAGCGAGTCTTGTCCCCCAAG ATTTCTACCCATCCGTTGCTTAGACTACCTGGAAGAGCGCCTTAGACTTACATATGGCTCCTAG
- the LOC18606222 gene encoding 1-aminocyclopropane-1-carboxylate oxidase isoform X1 codes for MSQALQLPIIDLSSDDRLSTANLIRQACVDHGFFYIVNHGLEEELLKKVFEQSKMFFSLPVEEKMKLAVKNHRGYTGMYQEKLDPSLSSKGDSKESFYIGPQTENHLNQWPSEEDLPSWRSTMEAYRKKVLSAGTKVISLIALALNLDEDFFEKLGALNDPLAFIRLLHYPEDMDSTEEETYGASAHSDYGMITLLLTDGVPGLQVCREKSKQPQLWEDVPSISGALIVNIGDMMERWTNCLFRSTLHRVVPAGEERYSVAFFLDADRDCMVECLESCCSESCPPRFPPIRSSDYLQERFRVTATASIEDYLL; via the exons atgtCTCAAGCTCTTCAGCTCCCTATCATTGACTTGTCCTCGGACGATCGCCTCTCCACTGCCAACCTTATCCGCCAG GCATGCGTTGACCATGGTTTCTTTTATATTGTGAATCATGGGTTGGAGGAAGAATTGCTCAAGAAAGTTTTTGAGCAGAGTAAGATGTTTTTCTCACTCCCGGTTGAAGAGAAGATGAAATTGGCTGTCAAGAATCACAGAGGTTATACAGGGATGTACCAAGAGAAACTTGATCCTTCTTTAAGTTCCAAAG GTGACTCTAAAGAAAGCTTCTATATTGGTCCACAAACAGAAAATCACCTGAATCAATGGCCTTCTGAAG AAGATCTACCATCTTGGAGAAGCACAATGGAGGCTTACCGTAAAAAAGTGCT GTCTGCTGGGACTAAGGTAATTTCTTTAATTGCCCTGGCTTTGAACTTGGATGAAGATTTCTTCGAAAAATTGGGAGCATTGAATGATCCACTGGCGTTTATTCGCCTGTTACACTATCCAG AGGACATGGACTCCACTGAAGAAGAAACATATGGTGCTTCTGCTCATTCAGATTATGGAATGATTACTCTTCTGCTGACTGATGGTGTTCCAGGGCTTCAG GTTTGCAGGGAGAAATCCAAGCAACCACAGCTTTGGGAGGATGTGCCAAGCATAAGTGG GGCACTCATTGTTAATATTGGGGACATGATGGAGAGGTGGACTAATTGTTTGTTCCG GTCAACACTGCACAGAGTGGTGCCAGCAGGAGAAGAACGCTACTCC GTGGCATTCTTTTTAGATGCCGACAGAGACTGTATGGTGGAATGCTTGGAAAGTTGCTGCAGTGAGTCTTGTCCCCCAAG ATTTCCACCCATCCGTAGCTCAGACTACCTGCAGGAACGCTTTAGAGTTACAGCTACAGCTTCTATTGAAGATTATCTGCTTTAG
- the LOC18606222 gene encoding 1-aminocyclopropane-1-carboxylate oxidase isoform X2, protein MFFSLPVEEKMKLAVKNHRGYTGMYQEKLDPSLSSKGDSKESFYIGPQTENHLNQWPSEEDLPSWRSTMEAYRKKVLSAGTKVISLIALALNLDEDFFEKLGALNDPLAFIRLLHYPEDMDSTEEETYGASAHSDYGMITLLLTDGVPGLQVCREKSKQPQLWEDVPSISGALIVNIGDMMERWTNCLFRSTLHRVVPAGEERYSVAFFLDADRDCMVECLESCCSESCPPRFPPIRSSDYLQERFRVTATASIEDYLL, encoded by the exons ATGTTTTTCTCACTCCCGGTTGAAGAGAAGATGAAATTGGCTGTCAAGAATCACAGAGGTTATACAGGGATGTACCAAGAGAAACTTGATCCTTCTTTAAGTTCCAAAG GTGACTCTAAAGAAAGCTTCTATATTGGTCCACAAACAGAAAATCACCTGAATCAATGGCCTTCTGAAG AAGATCTACCATCTTGGAGAAGCACAATGGAGGCTTACCGTAAAAAAGTGCT GTCTGCTGGGACTAAGGTAATTTCTTTAATTGCCCTGGCTTTGAACTTGGATGAAGATTTCTTCGAAAAATTGGGAGCATTGAATGATCCACTGGCGTTTATTCGCCTGTTACACTATCCAG AGGACATGGACTCCACTGAAGAAGAAACATATGGTGCTTCTGCTCATTCAGATTATGGAATGATTACTCTTCTGCTGACTGATGGTGTTCCAGGGCTTCAG GTTTGCAGGGAGAAATCCAAGCAACCACAGCTTTGGGAGGATGTGCCAAGCATAAGTGG GGCACTCATTGTTAATATTGGGGACATGATGGAGAGGTGGACTAATTGTTTGTTCCG GTCAACACTGCACAGAGTGGTGCCAGCAGGAGAAGAACGCTACTCC GTGGCATTCTTTTTAGATGCCGACAGAGACTGTATGGTGGAATGCTTGGAAAGTTGCTGCAGTGAGTCTTGTCCCCCAAG ATTTCCACCCATCCGTAGCTCAGACTACCTGCAGGAACGCTTTAGAGTTACAGCTACAGCTTCTATTGAAGATTATCTGCTTTAG